Proteins encoded in a region of the Haloarcula sp. CBA1129 genome:
- a CDS encoding acyl-CoA dehydrogenase: MNNFKSGSGNLDFGAESEEEDSQESEEVVDESESRTAESSSEQVQSSGATSSQTLGTAGSPDRDTKQESSDTAEYPYFVRRNNVGDERDTRLEIHVRDTVAEQEGRFRSVLADELDVSEVSKTDAREFALLAAYEHPEKVAELMEDEGFGVI; encoded by the coding sequence ATGAATAACTTCAAGTCCGGTTCCGGAAATCTGGATTTCGGTGCTGAGAGCGAGGAAGAAGACTCACAAGAATCTGAGGAGGTTGTGGATGAAAGTGAGTCTCGAACAGCTGAATCATCTTCAGAGCAAGTACAGTCCTCAGGTGCGACCAGCTCCCAGACCCTAGGAACCGCGGGTAGCCCTGACAGAGATACGAAACAAGAATCGAGCGACACGGCTGAGTACCCATACTTCGTCAGGCGGAACAACGTCGGCGATGAGCGAGACACCCGCTTAGAGATTCATGTTCGAGATACCGTAGCGGAGCAAGAAGGCCGCTTCCGGTCTGTGCTGGCCGATGAATTGGATGTTAGTGAAGTCTCGAAGACTGACGCTCGGGAATTCGCGCTCCTTGCTGCATATGAGCACCCCGAGAAGGTGGCCGAATTGATGGAAGACGAAGGATTCGGCGTTATCTGA
- a CDS encoding ABC transporter ATP-binding protein: MARVRLEHVTKRYDDQGDVVTAVDDMNLDIDHGEFICFVGPSGCGKSTTMETIAGLTIPTEGEIYIGDREVTNLPPKDRGIAMVFQNIALFPHMDVYDNISFGLRLRDYPQDEIDRRVERAADIVQLEGMLNRMPEEMSGGQRQRVAIARAIVREPDVFLMDEPLANLDAKLKVHMRTELQRLHKELDTTIIYVTHDQEEAMTLSDRIAVLDSGQLQQIDPPLTCYNEPDNLFVAGFIGSPSMNFVEGTVTENALETPNFDLEFNPSSIEGVGVGDSVTLGIRPEDIYPGELKSEVPDPSGMITATTDILEPMGDEIFAYLLLGEGETSMSQELATNDQLLMSIDPDSDLEEDDEIGVVIDRRNVHLFDTATGDALVHKLDPAGTSGSVAGSEAESDD; this comes from the coding sequence ATGGCAAGAGTACGACTCGAACACGTGACGAAACGCTACGACGACCAAGGTGATGTGGTCACCGCGGTCGACGACATGAACCTTGATATCGATCACGGCGAGTTCATCTGCTTCGTCGGCCCCTCGGGCTGTGGCAAGTCGACGACGATGGAGACCATCGCCGGCCTCACCATTCCAACGGAGGGCGAGATCTACATCGGCGACCGCGAGGTGACGAACCTCCCGCCGAAAGACCGCGGCATTGCGATGGTGTTCCAGAACATCGCGCTGTTCCCGCACATGGACGTGTACGACAACATCTCCTTCGGGCTGCGGCTACGGGACTACCCACAGGACGAGATAGACCGCCGCGTCGAGCGGGCCGCGGATATCGTCCAGCTAGAGGGGATGCTCAACCGGATGCCCGAAGAGATGTCCGGTGGACAGCGTCAACGCGTCGCTATCGCCCGCGCCATCGTGCGTGAGCCCGATGTGTTCCTGATGGACGAGCCACTGGCGAACCTTGACGCGAAGCTCAAGGTCCACATGCGGACGGAGCTTCAGCGACTCCACAAGGAACTGGACACGACTATCATCTACGTGACCCACGATCAGGAAGAAGCGATGACGCTGTCTGACCGTATCGCCGTCCTCGACTCGGGCCAGCTCCAGCAGATCGACCCGCCGCTGACCTGCTACAACGAGCCGGACAACCTCTTTGTCGCCGGGTTCATCGGCTCGCCGTCGATGAACTTCGTCGAAGGCACCGTCACCGAGAACGCGCTGGAAACCCCGAACTTCGATCTTGAGTTCAATCCGTCGTCAATCGAGGGCGTCGGAGTGGGTGACAGCGTGACACTCGGCATTCGCCCCGAGGACATCTACCCGGGTGAACTCAAGTCGGAGGTGCCCGACCCCTCGGGAATGATTACGGCGACGACCGATATTCTCGAACCGATGGGCGACGAGATATTCGCCTACCTACTGCTCGGCGAGGGCGAAACGTCGATGTCTCAGGAGCTGGCGACGAACGACCAGTTGCTGATGAGCATCGATCCCGACTCGGACCTCGAAGAAGACGACGAGATCGGGGTCGTCATCGACCGGCGGAACGTCCATCTATTCGATACGGCTACGGGAGACGCACTCGTTCACAAACTCGACCCTGCCGGGACTAGTGGGAGTGTCGCGGGCAGTGAAGCCGAATCCGACGACTAA
- a CDS encoding carbohydrate ABC transporter permease: MATPTDTQEQSSDGPLQRWTQSAIQNPDKVYRALFYAAMVFFLVTTLFPFYWLIVLAVTPEGNLLSGSFLPTVNLFGVSGTFPLPVPKGFNPGAFVTVFEQVPFHLYMLNSFALAVTTTVIVLFVASLAGYVFGRLRFPGRALLMLGILAISYFPPAAFVIPLFQAFAGNAPITIPFTSIPLFTPPRMLNTPGSMVLPFSALFMPLSIFILTTFYGQIPDGLEDAARVEGTTRLGALFRVIMPLSAPGVATAAVLTFIAVYNEYFFSSIMATSPEAAKWSPIVGGILSYQTQYTTQFNLMAAASIVGVLPVVILVIVAQERIVSGLTSGALKE; encoded by the coding sequence ATGGCTACGCCAACCGATACTCAGGAGCAGTCGAGCGACGGCCCGCTACAGCGCTGGACCCAGAGCGCCATCCAGAACCCGGACAAGGTGTACCGGGCGCTGTTCTACGCGGCGATGGTGTTTTTCTTGGTGACGACACTGTTCCCCTTCTACTGGCTCATCGTGCTGGCGGTGACCCCCGAAGGGAACCTGCTTTCGGGTAGTTTTCTCCCGACTGTGAATCTCTTCGGTGTTAGTGGAACGTTCCCGCTGCCGGTTCCGAAGGGCTTCAATCCGGGCGCGTTCGTCACGGTCTTCGAACAGGTACCGTTCCACCTGTACATGCTGAACAGTTTCGCGCTGGCGGTCACGACGACGGTCATCGTCCTGTTCGTCGCCAGCCTCGCCGGTTACGTGTTCGGCCGACTTCGGTTCCCCGGCCGTGCACTGCTGATGCTCGGGATTCTGGCGATCAGCTACTTCCCGCCGGCCGCGTTCGTCATCCCGCTGTTTCAGGCCTTTGCCGGCAACGCCCCGATCACGATACCGTTTACGTCCATTCCGCTGTTTACCCCACCGCGGATGCTGAACACGCCCGGCTCGATGGTGCTGCCGTTCAGTGCGCTGTTCATGCCGCTGTCGATCTTCATCCTGACGACGTTCTACGGCCAGATTCCGGACGGACTGGAGGACGCCGCACGGGTCGAGGGAACGACACGGCTGGGCGCGCTGTTCCGGGTCATCATGCCGCTGTCTGCGCCGGGCGTGGCGACCGCGGCCGTGCTGACGTTTATCGCCGTCTACAACGAGTACTTCTTCAGTTCGATCATGGCGACCTCGCCGGAGGCGGCCAAATGGTCACCCATCGTCGGCGGCATTCTCAGCTACCAGACCCAGTACACGACGCAGTTCAACCTCATGGCGGCCGCGAGCATCGTCGGGGTCCTCCCCGTCGTCATCCTCGTGATCGTCGCACAGGAACGCATCGTCAGCGGACTGACCTCAGGCGCACTCAAGGAGTAA
- a CDS encoding carbohydrate ABC transporter permease — protein sequence MSTETGRESRRSGALVSVMRWMENLSDTQYAYLLLVPVFVLLGIVALYPLLRTFELSLFALSADFSSTSFVGAGNYVELFTGEKNRYLPGGTTFLPEGFGISALLNSALIVTIIFAVVSVLFETLIGLGQALILDQDFYGRRWIRAAIIIPWAVPIVIQGMIFFLMFNSNVGFLTPPLADLGLLAPTNTLNDTASATFIIIVADIWKTSAFMALLILAGLQSIDRGLYDVAKVAGATKWQQFKLITFPLILPTIGVAVLFRSVQAMRVYGIIDTVSSCTVVPSLSCMVVATFTTREGTSAAIAFVTAAIIGTVVMGLIVWQGEDAI from the coding sequence ATGAGTACAGAAACCGGCCGTGAATCCAGACGCTCGGGGGCACTCGTCAGCGTGATGCGTTGGATGGAGAACCTCAGCGACACGCAGTACGCGTATCTGCTGTTGGTTCCCGTGTTCGTGCTTTTGGGTATCGTTGCACTGTACCCGCTGTTGCGGACCTTCGAGCTGTCGCTGTTCGCGCTTTCGGCGGACTTTTCGAGCACTAGCTTCGTCGGCGCTGGGAACTACGTCGAGCTGTTCACCGGCGAAAAGAACCGGTACCTTCCGGGCGGAACAACGTTCCTTCCCGAAGGATTTGGGATAAGTGCACTGCTGAACAGCGCACTGATCGTCACAATAATCTTCGCTGTTGTGAGCGTGCTGTTCGAGACGCTCATCGGCCTCGGACAGGCGCTCATCCTCGATCAGGACTTCTACGGTCGGCGGTGGATTCGCGCGGCCATCATCATCCCGTGGGCCGTCCCCATCGTCATTCAGGGGATGATCTTCTTCCTGATGTTCAACTCGAACGTCGGGTTCCTGACGCCACCGCTGGCTGACCTCGGACTGCTCGCGCCGACGAACACGCTGAACGACACGGCGAGTGCGACGTTCATTATCATCGTCGCCGACATCTGGAAGACATCGGCGTTCATGGCCCTGCTCATCCTTGCCGGCCTCCAGAGTATCGACCGGGGCCTGTACGACGTGGCGAAGGTCGCCGGCGCGACGAAGTGGCAACAGTTCAAGCTCATCACGTTCCCGCTCATCCTCCCGACTATCGGCGTTGCCGTGCTGTTTCGGTCGGTGCAGGCGATGCGGGTGTACGGTATCATCGATACGGTGTCGAGCTGTACCGTCGTGCCGTCGCTGTCGTGCATGGTCGTCGCCACGTTCACTACCCGCGAGGGAACGTCTGCGGCTATCGCGTTTGTGACGGCCGCTATCATCGGGACGGTCGTGATGGGACTCATCGTCTGGCAAGGGGAGGACGCGATCTAA
- a CDS encoding substrate-binding domain-containing protein, with protein sequence MSDNGTSGERNSTGVSRRRFVRAAGAAGVVSGLAGCADFVGGGGDGGSGDGSDGGSTGDGSSGETTTVQWGFDPVAVQNNGDAIKQALHDNGLPDSIEIEFVPRDQDTGAARSNYNRLLSAGETNPDMFLMDNGWTNIFIQRGQLQNLSETLPEELLSDVSDNYFSAFTDTARNPGNGNLYGVPVFPDFPTMQYRKDLVEEAGYNPEQNNWATEPMTWEEWSNIAADTYDNADVDFGFTTQWDIYEGTSCCTLNEVMSSWGGAYFGGRDNLFGPIGERPITVNNSEVHNALNMMRKFVHDEDFGGQFEGYGGGFTPTEILGWKEEDARAPFVNGNAVFHRNWPYSLALGGRNPEETDDPALGENLGAMPIPYAVPESEAAQPGTGGSTAALGGWHMTVNPNSEQLDAVTQVIRAAMQPDFQLTLLSVQGWLPPRPELFNSSEAQDVPVVGRYMDTLQVAGNNTMPRPVTAVWSDQSSKIAQQANRAVGQEASSADAMATLESALEETEQT encoded by the coding sequence ATGTCGGACAATGGCACAAGCGGCGAGCGGAACTCAACAGGCGTCTCCCGGCGACGGTTTGTCCGTGCCGCCGGAGCAGCAGGTGTCGTCAGTGGACTGGCGGGCTGTGCGGACTTCGTTGGTGGTGGTGGCGACGGCGGTAGCGGTGACGGGAGTGACGGTGGCTCGACTGGCGACGGTAGCAGCGGTGAGACGACGACGGTCCAGTGGGGTTTCGACCCGGTGGCCGTCCAGAACAACGGCGACGCAATCAAGCAGGCACTGCACGACAACGGCCTGCCGGACTCCATCGAAATCGAGTTTGTCCCGCGTGATCAGGATACCGGTGCGGCTCGGTCGAACTACAACCGACTGCTCTCGGCCGGCGAGACGAACCCGGATATGTTCCTGATGGACAACGGCTGGACGAACATTTTCATCCAGCGGGGACAGCTCCAGAACCTCTCTGAAACGCTGCCCGAGGAACTCCTCTCGGACGTGTCGGACAACTACTTCTCGGCCTTTACCGACACGGCCCGGAACCCGGGCAACGGGAACCTGTACGGCGTCCCGGTGTTCCCGGACTTCCCGACGATGCAGTACCGCAAGGACCTCGTCGAAGAAGCCGGCTACAACCCCGAACAGAACAACTGGGCGACCGAGCCGATGACGTGGGAGGAGTGGTCGAACATCGCCGCAGACACCTACGACAACGCTGATGTCGATTTCGGATTCACGACACAGTGGGACATCTACGAGGGGACCTCCTGCTGTACGCTCAACGAAGTCATGTCTTCGTGGGGCGGCGCGTACTTCGGCGGCCGCGACAACCTCTTCGGGCCGATCGGCGAGCGGCCGATCACGGTCAACAACTCCGAGGTCCACAACGCGTTGAACATGATGCGGAAGTTCGTTCACGACGAGGACTTCGGCGGCCAGTTCGAGGGCTACGGCGGCGGCTTCACCCCGACCGAAATCCTCGGCTGGAAAGAGGAGGACGCCCGCGCGCCGTTCGTCAACGGCAACGCCGTCTTCCACCGGAACTGGCCCTACTCGCTGGCGCTTGGCGGCCGGAATCCGGAGGAAACCGACGACCCGGCACTCGGCGAGAACCTCGGCGCGATGCCGATTCCGTACGCCGTCCCCGAGAGCGAGGCCGCACAGCCCGGCACGGGAGGCTCTACGGCCGCTCTCGGTGGCTGGCACATGACGGTCAACCCCAACAGCGAGCAGCTAGACGCCGTGACACAGGTCATTCGTGCCGCGATGCAGCCGGACTTCCAGCTCACGCTGCTGTCCGTCCAAGGATGGCTGCCGCCGCGGCCTGAACTGTTCAACTCCAGCGAGGCCCAAGACGTGCCCGTCGTTGGCCGGTACATGGACACGCTGCAGGTCGCCGGTAACAACACGATGCCGCGCCCGGTGACGGCTGTCTGGAGCGACCAGTCCAGCAAAATCGCACAGCAGGCGAACCGCGCGGTCGGGCAGGAAGCCTCCTCGGCCGATGCGATGGCGACGCTTGAGTCCGCGCTGGAAGAGACCGAGCAGACCTGA
- a CDS encoding TrmB family transcriptional regulator: MDDSELTDVLEDAGLSPYQAEAYVALLGLGTASATDIADSCDVPDPRIYDVLRDLETKGYIETFQQDSLTARARNPDVVLEDLRSRSSKYLDAAETIEERWNQPEISDHEVSIVKRFETVVSRARELIEAAENQIQVGVDPEQFYAVREELIAAHDRGVDIKLSICTGPDEDVPPMADIEGTCTEARNRDIPAPFFVLVDRTWTCFAPHHDSVNEYGVLVKDRTHTYVFHWFFLTCLWEIWDTLYTERTPETPTTYVDLRHAVRDIEPLLNEEATIEAVVRGYDTETKESVELTGRITAVDYTGSSIGRTDPVPLAQLAGRISATIVTDDGTYEIGGWGAVIEEIEATEITITNVQYE; encoded by the coding sequence ATGGACGACAGCGAACTAACCGATGTCCTCGAAGATGCCGGTCTCTCCCCGTATCAGGCGGAGGCCTACGTGGCGTTGCTGGGGTTGGGGACCGCATCGGCGACCGACATCGCCGACTCCTGTGACGTTCCGGACCCGCGGATCTACGACGTGCTCCGGGACTTAGAGACGAAAGGATATATCGAGACGTTTCAGCAGGACAGCCTGACCGCCCGCGCCCGCAACCCAGATGTAGTGCTTGAGGACCTGCGGTCCCGGTCGAGCAAGTACCTCGATGCGGCCGAAACTATCGAGGAACGCTGGAACCAGCCCGAAATCTCCGACCACGAGGTCAGTATCGTCAAACGGTTCGAAACGGTCGTCAGCCGGGCCCGGGAACTCATCGAAGCGGCCGAAAACCAGATCCAAGTCGGTGTGGACCCGGAGCAGTTCTACGCCGTACGCGAGGAACTCATTGCCGCTCACGACCGCGGCGTGGACATCAAACTCAGCATCTGCACGGGCCCTGACGAAGATGTACCGCCGATGGCTGACATCGAAGGGACCTGCACTGAGGCCCGGAACCGTGACATTCCGGCCCCGTTTTTTGTGCTGGTCGACCGAACTTGGACGTGTTTTGCGCCCCACCACGACTCCGTCAACGAGTACGGCGTACTCGTCAAGGACCGGACCCACACCTACGTCTTCCACTGGTTCTTCCTGACCTGTCTCTGGGAGATCTGGGACACGCTGTACACCGAACGGACGCCGGAAACCCCGACGACGTACGTCGACCTCCGCCACGCCGTCCGCGATATCGAACCGCTGTTGAACGAGGAGGCGACCATCGAAGCCGTCGTCAGGGGATACGATACGGAAACGAAGGAGTCGGTTGAACTGACCGGGCGCATCACCGCCGTCGACTACACCGGCAGTAGCATCGGGCGGACGGACCCGGTCCCGCTAGCACAACTGGCGGGCCGAATCAGCGCCACAATAGTCACCGACGACGGGACGTACGAAATTGGCGGCTGGGGGGCCGTCATCGAGGAAATCGAAGCCACTGAGATTACGATTACGAACGTCCAATACGAGTGA
- a CDS encoding aldo/keto reductase, with product MSDSPVTYTTLGSTGLDVSELCLGTMNFGSAEPWMLNDEAESRRILERALDLGINFFDTANAYSNGESERILGSAIDSARRGELVLASKVYFDMHDGPNGGGLSKKHIIDQCHATLDRLGVDYLDLYQIHRWDDDTPIEETLDALTYLVDEGLVRYIGASTMANWQFQKALYTADLEGHERFVSMQPEYNAVDRHEEANLLPVCEMEGVGVIPWSPLAGGFLAGKYERDDDLSEGRASTDEYTANRFSDENWAVLDEVRAIADAKGATPAQVSLAWLCHQEVVDSPIIGPRTMAHLEENVGALDIDLTDEECARIEAPKQPQWPVEGKD from the coding sequence ATGAGTGATTCGCCGGTAACGTACACGACGCTCGGGTCGACAGGCCTCGACGTGTCCGAACTCTGTCTCGGAACGATGAACTTCGGGAGCGCGGAGCCTTGGATGCTAAACGACGAGGCCGAGAGCCGTCGGATTCTCGAACGGGCACTCGACTTGGGTATCAACTTCTTCGATACGGCTAACGCGTACTCGAACGGCGAGAGCGAGCGGATTCTGGGTAGTGCCATCGACTCTGCCCGCCGCGGTGAACTGGTTCTGGCTTCGAAGGTGTACTTCGATATGCACGACGGCCCGAACGGGGGCGGGCTCTCGAAGAAACACATCATCGATCAGTGCCACGCCACGCTGGACCGGCTCGGCGTCGACTATCTCGACCTCTACCAGATCCACCGGTGGGACGACGACACGCCCATCGAAGAGACGCTGGACGCGCTGACGTATCTCGTCGACGAGGGGCTGGTCAGGTACATCGGTGCGAGTACGATGGCGAACTGGCAGTTCCAGAAGGCACTGTACACGGCTGACCTCGAGGGGCACGAACGGTTCGTCTCGATGCAGCCGGAGTACAACGCCGTCGACCGCCACGAGGAGGCGAACCTCCTGCCAGTGTGTGAGATGGAAGGGGTCGGCGTCATCCCGTGGTCGCCCTTGGCTGGCGGCTTCTTGGCCGGGAAGTACGAGCGCGACGACGACCTCTCCGAGGGGCGGGCGAGTACGGACGAGTACACGGCAAACCGGTTCAGCGACGAGAACTGGGCGGTTCTCGACGAGGTACGAGCGATTGCCGATGCGAAGGGGGCGACGCCGGCACAGGTCAGCTTGGCGTGGCTCTGCCATCAGGAGGTCGTGGACTCACCAATCATCGGCCCACGGACGATGGCTCATCTGGAAGAGAACGTCGGGGCGCTCGACATCGACCTGACCGACGAGGAGTGCGCCCGGATCGAGGCCCCGAAACAGCCACAGTGGCCGGTGGAAGGCAAGGACTGA
- the gfcR gene encoding transcriptional regulator GfcR, whose protein sequence is MKNIDDLVDSASDLAQRGLSKGEIADELNVSRETASWLVERSGTGTEPDTSDDGGPHDIHVDWSAVGRDSNRLYHTGAAMADLLSKKGDDVDLTIGIEKAGAPLATTVARELETDLGTYAPTKHQWDDDESETTDGSFSRNFAQIRDRDCYVVDDTITSGKTMGETIDAIHEQGGNPVACVVLADKRGVGDIRGVPVYSLLQVIRVGSDGDS, encoded by the coding sequence ATGAAGAATATCGACGACCTCGTCGACAGCGCATCCGATCTGGCACAGCGTGGCCTCTCTAAGGGCGAGATCGCTGACGAGCTCAACGTCTCCCGCGAGACGGCGAGTTGGCTTGTCGAACGTAGCGGCACCGGCACGGAACCGGACACGAGCGACGACGGCGGTCCCCACGACATCCACGTCGACTGGTCCGCTGTCGGTCGGGACAGCAACCGGCTGTATCATACGGGAGCGGCGATGGCGGACCTGCTCTCGAAGAAAGGCGACGACGTGGACCTGACCATCGGCATCGAGAAGGCCGGCGCGCCGCTTGCAACGACCGTTGCGCGGGAACTGGAAACCGACCTCGGGACGTACGCCCCGACCAAACATCAGTGGGACGACGACGAAAGCGAGACCACTGACGGTTCGTTCTCCCGGAACTTCGCGCAGATCCGGGACCGTGACTGCTACGTCGTCGACGACACTATCACGAGCGGCAAGACGATGGGCGAAACCATCGACGCGATCCACGAACAGGGCGGCAACCCCGTGGCCTGCGTCGTGCTGGCGGACAAACGTGGTGTCGGCGATATCCGTGGTGTCCCGGTGTACTCCCTGCTACAGGTCATCCGGGTCGGCAGCGACGGGGACTCGTAA
- a CDS encoding DUF5800 family protein, with amino-acid sequence MTVLSFDEQGVDVVYEGTEFRLEKALIEDAIQKSYPNVTDHEVLQMVEPEPALSGEPQRIAEIVS; translated from the coding sequence ATGACTGTACTATCGTTCGACGAACAGGGCGTCGACGTCGTCTACGAGGGGACGGAGTTCCGCCTCGAAAAGGCCCTCATCGAGGACGCTATCCAGAAGTCGTATCCGAATGTGACCGACCACGAGGTGCTGCAGATGGTTGAGCCGGAACCCGCGCTGTCGGGAGAGCCCCAGCGTATCGCCGAAATCGTGAGCTGA
- a CDS encoding thiolase domain-containing protein — protein sequence MSDPRIAGAGVTHFGKHPERTGRDLFAEAGLKALASAGIDPDDAEALYYGNFMGELAEHQGHQGPLMAEAIGLDVPATRVEAACASAGTAVREAVKTIRNGEAEVVVVGGAERMTNIGTAAATDALAIAADDLYEVRAGMTFPGAYALMARSYFDQYGGSHEDLAHIAVKNHEHALVNEHAQIQKEITVEDAIEAPTIADPLGLYDSCPITDGAAAAVLTTESYAEEHDLDASVAITGTGQGGDNLALQDRPHLAQTPAADKAAEEAYGDAGVGPDDVDFAEVHDCFTIAEVFAIESLGFYERGEGIAAARNGETTRDGNLPVNLSGGLKAKGHPVGATGVAQLATVAWLLDGSHPRADAVPDSTVGVAHNAGGTVASTTVHVMEVKND from the coding sequence ATGTCAGACCCACGTATCGCCGGGGCCGGCGTGACACATTTCGGGAAACACCCCGAGCGAACCGGCCGCGACCTGTTCGCTGAGGCCGGGCTGAAAGCGCTGGCTAGCGCTGGAATCGACCCGGACGACGCTGAAGCACTTTACTACGGCAATTTCATGGGAGAGCTCGCGGAACATCAGGGCCATCAGGGCCCGCTGATGGCCGAGGCCATCGGGCTGGACGTGCCGGCGACCCGCGTCGAAGCGGCCTGTGCATCTGCCGGCACAGCCGTTCGTGAAGCCGTCAAAACGATTCGGAACGGCGAAGCCGAGGTCGTCGTCGTCGGCGGTGCGGAACGAATGACCAACATCGGGACGGCGGCGGCGACGGACGCGCTCGCTATCGCCGCTGACGACCTCTACGAGGTCCGCGCCGGAATGACCTTCCCCGGGGCGTACGCCTTGATGGCCCGGTCGTATTTCGACCAGTACGGCGGCTCCCACGAGGACCTCGCCCATATCGCCGTCAAGAACCACGAACACGCGCTGGTCAACGAACACGCCCAGATTCAAAAGGAGATCACGGTCGAGGACGCGATAGAGGCCCCGACGATTGCGGACCCGCTGGGCCTGTATGACTCCTGTCCGATCACCGATGGAGCCGCGGCTGCTGTTCTGACGACGGAGTCCTACGCCGAGGAACACGATCTAGACGCATCGGTCGCTATCACTGGGACCGGCCAAGGTGGCGACAATCTCGCACTGCAAGACCGCCCACATCTGGCACAGACGCCAGCCGCCGACAAGGCCGCCGAAGAGGCCTACGGGGACGCCGGCGTCGGTCCCGACGACGTCGACTTCGCCGAGGTCCACGACTGTTTCACTATCGCCGAAGTGTTCGCAATCGAATCGCTTGGCTTCTACGAGCGCGGCGAGGGCATCGCCGCCGCGCGCAACGGCGAGACGACCCGCGACGGCAACCTCCCGGTTAACCTCTCGGGCGGGCTGAAAGCCAAAGGTCACCCGGTCGGTGCGACCGGCGTCGCCCAGCTGGCAACGGTCGCCTGGCTTCTGGACGGGTCGCATCCGCGGGCCGATGCTGTCCCGGACAGCACCGTCGGCGTCGCACACAACGCGGGCGGGACAGTCGCGTCTACGACTGTCCACGTGATGGAGGTGAAGAATGACTGA
- a CDS encoding Zn-ribbon domain-containing OB-fold protein, which yields MTESAQDGEYDAWLDSIESDEGYFLECSNGHGWLPPRRVCPRCHDQDLSQIDLPESGEIASHTTITVPTPQFEDDAPYVTAIVDFGPVSVTGLVRDVDPDDVAIGDVVGIDVGERVTTGERAVVFRPR from the coding sequence ATGACTGAATCCGCACAGGACGGCGAGTACGACGCGTGGCTCGACAGCATCGAATCTGACGAGGGCTACTTCCTCGAATGTTCGAACGGCCACGGCTGGCTCCCGCCCCGGCGGGTGTGTCCACGCTGTCACGATCAGGACCTCTCGCAGATCGACCTGCCAGAGTCCGGCGAAATCGCGAGCCACACGACGATTACGGTCCCGACGCCGCAGTTCGAGGACGACGCGCCCTACGTCACCGCTATCGTCGACTTCGGACCGGTGTCGGTTACGGGGCTCGTCCGTGACGTGGACCCGGATGACGTTGCCATCGGCGACGTGGTCGGTATCGACGTCGGCGAGCGCGTGACAACCGGCGAGAGAGCCGTCGTGTTCCGACCGCGCTAA
- a CDS encoding alpha/beta fold hydrolase, with protein MKLRKALGAVVGAVGATAAANRVLQSRAGAFEPILDGEQGTYRWRGFDIAYTEAGDPSDPDLVLFHGINAAASSHEFHTVFDTLAEDYHVIAPDLPGFGHTDRPPLLYSASLYTAFVRDFIEDVTTDATVVASSLTGAYAANAAQEVDVEELVLICPTDSSMGNRTVWLRSLLRAPVVGEAIYNLTVSKASIRHFHDDHGYYDMGNLTEEIVDYEWQSGHQPGARFAPASFVSGFLDPEDDLGETLASLDVPVTLVWGEDADITPLSKGRELAERADAMLVVFGDSLLLPHVEHPGEFIDVVRDRVTSVTVEN; from the coding sequence ATGAAACTCCGCAAGGCGCTCGGTGCGGTCGTTGGTGCGGTCGGCGCGACAGCAGCTGCCAACCGCGTACTGCAGTCACGGGCCGGCGCGTTCGAGCCGATACTCGACGGAGAACAGGGGACGTACCGCTGGCGAGGGTTCGATATCGCGTACACTGAGGCCGGCGACCCCTCGGACCCGGACCTCGTGCTGTTCCACGGCATCAACGCCGCTGCCAGCAGTCACGAGTTCCACACGGTGTTCGACACGTTGGCCGAGGACTACCACGTCATCGCGCCGGACCTGCCGGGCTTCGGGCACACGGACCGGCCGCCGCTGCTGTACTCGGCGTCGCTGTACACGGCGTTCGTCCGTGACTTCATCGAGGACGTCACGACCGATGCGACAGTCGTCGCGTCGTCGTTAACTGGGGCCTACGCCGCCAACGCGGCACAGGAGGTCGACGTTGAAGAACTCGTCCTCATCTGCCCGACGGACAGTTCGATGGGTAATCGAACGGTCTGGCTCCGCTCACTGCTCCGCGCGCCCGTCGTCGGCGAGGCCATCTACAACCTCACCGTCTCGAAAGCCTCCATCCGCCACTTCCACGATGACCACGGCTACTACGACATGGGCAATCTCACCGAGGAGATCGTCGATTACGAGTGGCAGAGCGGCCACCAGCCCGGCGCGCGTTTCGCGCCGGCGTCGTTCGTCTCCGGCTTCCTCGACCCCGAGGACGACCTCGGCGAAACACTGGCTAGCCTCGACGTCCCTGTGACGCTGGTGTGGGGTGAGGACGCCGACATCACGCCGCTGTCGAAGGGCCGCGAACTAGCCGAGCGAGCGGACGCGATGCTCGTCGTGTTCGGTGACTCACTGCTCCTGCCCCACGTCGAACACCCCGGTGAGTTCATCGACGTGGTCCGTGACAGAGTGACCTCGGTAACAGTCGAGAACTGA